Proteins from one Juglans microcarpa x Juglans regia isolate MS1-56 chromosome 1S, Jm3101_v1.0, whole genome shotgun sequence genomic window:
- the LOC121247425 gene encoding receptor-like protein 19: MKTSRAIYWIRLVTSSPWLNGSIPQSISRLVNLETWSLNDNYLSGRVEFELFLRLRKLDALQLSRNDISLLTNPSTNSTFPKFTKLLLADCDLGEFPEFLRNQDQLELLDLSGNKIHGQVPKWMGNVSTETLWRLYLQDNFLICFDQLPIVFPYVNLKELRLDSNMIQGSVPIPPPSIDFCKGRVPRSLADCTKLEAVSLGTNQIHDIFPSWLGILPKLRILILRCNELYGTIGSSDNNFDFLKLHIIDLSNNDFTGKLPSEHFQNWKAMQIVDAESLKYVKEYQTLAMPSDNMSCTYSFSMTMINKGTETLYERVNDLLIAIDLSNNRFEGEIPDVVGNLKGLHLLNFSSNFLTGPIPFTLANLTRLEALDLSQNKLSGAIPLQLTELTFLSHYNVSYNRLTGPIPHGKQFDTFNISLFSGNPELYGSPLSKKCGNPADSLPPSSSHNSEFSFEFG; the protein is encoded by the exons ATGAAAACCTCAAGGGCTATATACTGGATTCGATTGGTCACCTCAAGTCCTTG GTTGAATGGTTCAATTCCACAGTCAATATCAAGGCTTGTAAATCTTGAAACTTGGTCTCTCAATGATAACTATTTGAGTGGCAGGGTGGAGTTTGAGTTGTTTCTGAGACTCAGAAAGCTAGATGCATTGCAGTTATCTAGAAACGATATTTCATTGCTTACAAATCCGAGTACCAACtcaacttttccaaaatttactaaattattactaGCTGATTGTGACTTGGGTGAGTTCCCAGAGTTTTTGAGGAACCAAGATCAATTGGAGCTGTTAGATCTTAGTGGAAACAAAATTCACGGTCAAGTTCCAAAATGGATGGGGAACGTAAGTACAGAAACTCTCTGGAGGTTATATCTGCAAGACAACTTTCTGATCTGTTTCGACCAACTTCCGATTGTATTCCCCTATGTTAATCTAAAGGAACTGCGGCTTGATTCTAACATGATTCAAGGGTCAGTGCCAATCCCACCTCCTTCCATTGATTTCTGTAAG GGGCGTGTACCAAGATCATTGGCAGATTGTACCAAGCTTGAAGCTGTTAGTCTTGGTACCAATCAAATACATGATATTTTTCCTTCCTGGTTGGGCATTCTTCCAAAGTTGAGGATTCTCATTTTGAGATGTAATGAACTCTATGGTACAATTGGAAGTTCTGATAACAATTTCGATTTCCTGAAATTGCACATCATTGACCTCTCAAATAATGATTTTACTGGCAAGTTGCCCTCTGAACACTTCCAAAATTGGAAAGCCATGCAAATCGTCGATGCCGAGAGCTTAAAGTACGTGAAGGAATACCAAACTCTAGCCATGCCCTCTGATAACATGAGTTGTACCTACTCTTTCTCAATGACAATGATCAACAAAGGCACAGAAACACTATATGAAAGAGTCAATGATTTGTTAATAGCTATTGATCTCTCGAATAATAGATTTGAAGGAGAAATCCCAGATGTGGTGGGGAATCTAAAAGGACTTCATTTACTCAACTTTTCCTCAAACTTTCTCACTGGACCTATCCCATTTACATTGGCAAACTTGACAAGGTTAGAAGCATTGGATCTGTCTCAAAACAAGTTGTCTGGTGCGATCCCTTTGCAACTAACAGAACTCACTTTCCTTTCACACTATAATGTCTCCTATAATCGTTTGACAGGACCTATACCACATGGGAAACAATTCGACACATTCAATATCAGTTTGTTTAGTGGGAACCCTGAATTATACGGAAGTCCTTTGTCAAAGAAATGTGGGAATCCTGCGGACTCACTGCCTCCATCTTCAAGCCACAACTCAGAATTCTCATTTGAATTTGGTTGA